A genomic window from Populus nigra chromosome 7, ddPopNigr1.1, whole genome shotgun sequence includes:
- the LOC133698683 gene encoding universal stress protein PHOS32-like isoform X1 encodes MEKARTVGVGMDYSSTSKAALRWAAENLIGEGDRIILIQVQPPNADHTRKQLFEGTGSPLVPLAEFREINFSKQYGLTYDREVLDILDTVSRTKGQAEVVAKVYWGDPREKLIDAVEDLKLDSLVMGSRGLGAIKRVLLGSVSNYVVTNAPCPVTVVKGSKP; translated from the exons ATGGAAAAGGCACGTACGGTTGGTGTCGGCATGGATTACTCTTCCACAAGCAAAGCAGCCCTGCGTTGGGCGGCTGAGAATTTGATAGGTGAAGGCGACCGAATTATTCTGATCCAAGTTCAGCCTCCTAACGCTGATCATACCAGGAAGCAGCTTTTTGAGGGCACTGGATCAC CCTTAGTGCCACTCGCGGAATTCAGGGAGATCAATTTTTCAAAGCAGTACGGGCTTACTTATGATCGTGAAGTTCTTGATATTCTGGATACAGTTTCAAGGACCAAGGGG CAGGCTGAAGTGGTGGCGAAGGTCTACTGGGGAGATCCAAGGGAGAAGTTGATTGATGCTGTGGAAGATCTTAAGTTGGATTCTCTTGTTATGGGAAGTAGGGGTTTAGGTGCTATCAAAAG GGTGTTGCTTGGGAGTGTCAGCAACTACGTGGTGACAAATGCTCCATGTCCAGTCACTGTAGTCAAGGGATCCAAACCTTAA
- the LOC133698683 gene encoding universal stress protein PHOS32-like isoform X2: MEKARTVGVGMDYSSTSKAALRWAAENLIGEGDRIILIQVQPPNADHTRKQLFEGTGSPLVPLAEFREINFSKQYGLTYDREVLDILDTVSRTKGAEVVAKVYWGDPREKLIDAVEDLKLDSLVMGSRGLGAIKRVLLGSVSNYVVTNAPCPVTVVKGSKP, from the exons ATGGAAAAGGCACGTACGGTTGGTGTCGGCATGGATTACTCTTCCACAAGCAAAGCAGCCCTGCGTTGGGCGGCTGAGAATTTGATAGGTGAAGGCGACCGAATTATTCTGATCCAAGTTCAGCCTCCTAACGCTGATCATACCAGGAAGCAGCTTTTTGAGGGCACTGGATCAC CCTTAGTGCCACTCGCGGAATTCAGGGAGATCAATTTTTCAAAGCAGTACGGGCTTACTTATGATCGTGAAGTTCTTGATATTCTGGATACAGTTTCAAGGACCAAGGGG GCTGAAGTGGTGGCGAAGGTCTACTGGGGAGATCCAAGGGAGAAGTTGATTGATGCTGTGGAAGATCTTAAGTTGGATTCTCTTGTTATGGGAAGTAGGGGTTTAGGTGCTATCAAAAG GGTGTTGCTTGGGAGTGTCAGCAACTACGTGGTGACAAATGCTCCATGTCCAGTCACTGTAGTCAAGGGATCCAAACCTTAA
- the LOC133700121 gene encoding S-protein homolog 4-like — protein sequence MTLSDACCTKRTQLSITNDLDSSSELLVHCKPRNYDLGLKSLSPHCSWSFDIVFRLMWIFVLVFACNMVWNGQSKLFDIYTGERDGAIRGVGGWPVLQTAVNCFPWKLG from the exons ATGACCCTGAGCGATGCTTGCTGTACAAAAAGAACGCAGCTTTCCATCACTAACGATCTGGATTCAAGCTCGGAACTCTTAGTTCATTGTAAGCCAAGAAATTATGATCTTGGCTTAAAATCCCTCTCTCCTCATTGTAGCTGGtcatttgatattgtttttagattaatgtgGATATTTGTGCTTGTTTTTGc TTGTAATATGGTTTGGAATGGACAAAGTAAACTGTTCGATATCTACACAGGAGAAAGGGATGGTGCAATACGCGGTGTCGGTGGTTGGCCTGTCCTTCAAACGGCGGTCAATTGTTTTCCATGGAAGTTAGGATGA
- the LOC133698137 gene encoding glutamate decarboxylase 1-like produces the protein MALSKTALDTDVSVHSTFASRYVRASLPRFRMPENSIPKEAAYQIINDELMLDGNPRLNLASFVTTWMEPECDKLIMASVNKNYVDMDEYPVTTELQNRCVNMIAHLFNAPLGESETAVGVGTVGSSEAIMLAGLAFKRKWQNKRKAEGKPCDQPNIVTGANVQVCWEKFARYFEVELKEVKLREGYYVMDPEKAVEMVDENTICVAAILGSTLNGEFEDVKLLNDLLTKKNKETGWDTPIHVDAASGGFIAPFIYPDLEWDFRLPLVKSINVSGHKYGLVYAGIGWVIWRSKEDLPEELIFHINYLGADQPTFTLNFSKGSSQVIAQYYQLIRLGYEGYKNVMENCRDNMLVLKEGLELTGRFDIISKDTGVPLVAFSLKDSSTHNEFEVSDMLRRFGWIVPAYTMPPDAQHITVLRVVIREDFSRTLAERLVNDIQKVMHELETVPCKVCARISISGDGDNEQHGAVVVKKTALETQREITTIWRKFVMEKKKMNGVC, from the exons ATGGCTCTCTCCAAGACTGCACTAGACACTGATGTTTCTGTCCACTCGACCTTCGCATCTCGATATGTTCGAGCCTCGCTTCCAAG GTTCAGAATGCCAGAGAATTCGATCCCAAAAGAGGCAGCCTACCAGATCATAAACGATGAGCTCATGCTGGATGGAAACCCTAGGCTGAACCTGGCGTCTTTTGTGACAACATGGATGGAGCCTGAGTGCGACAAGCTCATCATGGCTTCTGTTAACAAGAACTATGTTGACATGGATGAGTATCCTGTCACCACTGAATTACAG AATCGATGTGTTAACATGATAGCACATCTCTTCAATGCCCCACTTGGAGAATCAGAGACTGCAGTTGGAGTAGGAACTGTAGGATCCTCAGAGGCAATCATGTTGGCAGGTTTAgcattcaaaagaaaatggcaGAACAAGAGAAAAGCTGAGGGAAAGCCCTGTGATCAGCCCAACATCGTCACCGGGGCCAATGTTCAG GTTTGCTGGGAGAAATTTGCAAGGTATTTTGAAGTGGAGTTGAAAGAAGTGAAGCTAAGAGAAGGCTATTATGTGATGGACCCTGAAAAGGCTGTGGAAATGGTGGATGAGAACACAATCTGTGTTGCTGCTATCCTTGGCTCCACTCTGAACGGAGAGTTTGAAGATGTCAAGCTCTTGAATGATCTATTGACTAAGAAGAACAAGGAAACTGG ATGGGATACACCAATCCATGTGGACGCAGCAAGTGGAGGATTCATAGCACCATTCATATACCCTGATCTTGAATGGGATTTTCGGTTGCCATTGGTGAAGAGCATCAATGTTAGTGGACACAAATATGGACTAGTTTATGCTGGAATTGGTTGGGTCATTTGGAGGAGCAAAGAGGACTTGCCTGAAGAGCTTATCTTCCATATCAATTATCTCGGAGCTGATCAGCCCACCTTCACCCTTAACTTCTCTAAAG GTTCTAGTCAAGTCATTGCCCAGTACTATCAACTGATTCGTTTGGGTTATGAG GGATACAAGAATGTTATGGAGAATTGTAGAGACAACATGCTCGTGCTCAAAGAAGGATTGGAGCTGACAGGCAGGTTCGACATTATCTCTAAAGACACTGGAGTACCATTGGTAGCCTTTTCTTTGAAGGACAGTAGCACCCACAATGAGTTTGAGGTATCCGACATGCTAAGGCGGTTTGGTTGGATTGTGCCTGCATACACCATGCCTCCTGATGCTCAACATATTACAGTGTTGCGCGTCGTTATACGAGAAGACTTCTCGCGAACACTAGCCGAACGGCTTGTCAATGATATCCAGAAAGTTATGCATGAGCTTGAGACCGTACCATGCAAAGTTTGTGCTAGGATTTCGATTTCTGGTGATGGTGATAATGAGCAGCATGGTGCTGTAGTTGTGAAGAAAACTGCTCTAGAGACCCAGAGGGAGATAACTACAATTTGGAGGAAGTTTGtcatggaaaagaagaagatgaatggTGTTTGCTAA